Proteins co-encoded in one Papaver somniferum cultivar HN1 chromosome 5, ASM357369v1, whole genome shotgun sequence genomic window:
- the LOC113279362 gene encoding uncharacterized protein LOC113279362 → MVNEIQIKHKDGNIGLKLDITQAFDTVSWRFILEVFRRYGFSEWWCDWILSLLKSARISVLVNGNPDGYFSIDRGLCQEDLLSPLILLLIEDVLSRNITKLFREGSMIIMVTRKGISPTHLFFADDIMIYCKGNIKSLRNLVALLGSYQRASGQTVSRAKSKIYYGGGSLRRRAIIADFLGMPIVTFPDRYLGVIVILGAVKYHHIANVVEKIKDQLAGWKGRMLPFQDRVVLVKSVSKSFVVAYKKICAPYEEGGLGVTQLSVMNKAFLMGLWWKIHKSNKVWARFLRANIFMRNGTLVHYVKSSILHGIKWVYSLVEDNTKVLIGDGRNTSLYYDMWVGDEAIADILEDYALDRVVLVGDMLNNGVWILSE, encoded by the exons ATGGTGAATGAAATTCAGATCAAACATAAAGATGGTAATAttggtttgaagcttgatattaCGCAAGCCTTTGATACAGTTAGCTGGAGGTTTATTTTGGAGGTGTTTAGAAGGTATGGTTTCTCAGAATGGTGGTGTGATTGGATTCTCAGTCTTTTAAAATCAGCTAGGATTTCTGTGCTTGTTAATGGTAATCCAGATGGTTATTTCAGTATAGATAGAGGGCTTTGCCAAGAGGATCTGCTATCTCCTCTGATTCTTCTGTTGATTGAAGATGTCCTGAGCAGAAATATCACGAAACTTTTTCGTGAGGGTTCCATGATTATTATGGTCACTAGGAAAGGTATCTCTCCCACTCATTTgttttttgctgatgacattatgatttatTGTAAGGGAAACATAAAAAGCTTGAGAAATCTCGTAGCTTTACTGGGTTCCTATCAGCGTGCTTCTGGCCAGACGGTTAGTCGTGCAAAGAGCAAAATCTATTATGGGGGAGGTTCTTTACGGAGAAGAGCAATTATTGCTGATTTTTTGGGGATGCCTATTGTGACTTTCCCGGATAGGTATTTAGGGGTTATAGTAATACTTGGTGCTGTTAAATATCACCATATTGCTAATGTGGTTGAAAAGATTAAGGATCAACTAGCAGGTTGGAAGGGTAGGATGCTACCGTTTCAAGATAGAGTGGTGTTGGTCAAGTCT GTGAGTAAATCTTTTGTTGTGGCTTATAAAAAGATTTGTGCTCCTTATGAGGAAGGTGGTTTGGGTGTAACTCAGTTGAGTGTAATGAACAAGGCGTTTCTTATGGGGCTTTGGTGGAAAATCCACAAATCTAATAAAGTTTGGGCTCGTTTTCTTCGGGCAAATATTTTTATGAGGAATGGAACGTTGGTACATTATGTGAAGTCTTCTATTTTGCATGGTATCAAATGGGTTTATTCTTTGGTGGAGGATAACACAAAGGTTTTAATTGGAGATGGTCGCAATACATCTCTTTACTATGATATGTGGGTTGGAGATGAGGCTATAGCTGATATTCTTGAAGACTATGCTTTGGATCGTGTTGTTTTGGTTGGAGATATGCTTAATAACGGTGTCTGGATTTTGAGTGAATAA